From the Euphorbia lathyris chromosome 6, ddEupLath1.1, whole genome shotgun sequence genome, one window contains:
- the LOC136232096 gene encoding (3S,6E)-nerolidol synthase 1-like, producing MSTSNGFRPTLLTIIKSVFSFIHLRPTDLTRTRSISENHSSSSTPLNETNNPIKLDDDIQIEHERKIQMIMDMLHKEGEEDAVKGLAMIDAIQRLGIEYRFQDEIHAILLRHYTTPTNHDQNNLHEVALRFRLLRQEGYFVPTGVFDKFQEEGKFKEKLSCDIKGLMGLYEASQLSREDEYLLDEAGEYSYGLLNSLMVTNNLDRNQAKAVENLLKDPYYKSLPNFMAKSSLISYFKLQEGNQWINDLQEVADFEFQIVQLQHQEEKAQVSEWWKDVGLSKELKFARDQPLKWFMWSITALTDPSLSRQRVELIKPISLVYILDDIFDVRGTLQDLTFFTSVIDRWDIASIEQLPDYMRICFQALDKITNEVSNMVYEQIGWNPTKYLSMQWGSLCHAFLVEARWFSTSNLPRAEEYLENGIVSTGVHVVLVHLFFLVGEGINKENVELIEGNPGIMRSTSKILRLWDDFGSAKDENQEGNDGSYVEYYMKEHQESSRENATKHVLQMISDTWKQLNHDCLFHNPFSPTLTKACLNVARMVPSMYSYDENCSLPLLEEVMNSFVH from the exons ATGTCTACTTCCAATGGCTTCAGGCCTACTCTCCTCACCATTATCAAATCTGTGTTCAGTTTCATTCATCTGAGGCCTACTGACCTCACTCGAACACGAAGCATTTCCGAAAATCATTCTTCGAGTTCTACTCCATTGAATGAAACAAACAATCCCATTAAACTG GATGATGATATTCAGATTGAACATGAGAGGAAAATACAAATGATAATGGATATGCTACACAAAGAGGGAGAAGAAGATGCAGTTAAGGGACTAGCCATGATTGATGCTATTCAACGTCTTGGCATTGAATATCGTTTCCAAGATGAGATTCATGCAATTTTACTAAGACATTACACTACACCTACTAATCATGATCAAAATAATCTCCATGAGGTTGCACTTCGCTTTCGACTCTTACGACAAGAAGGCTACTTTGTGCCTACAG GGGTTTTTGACAAGTTTCAGGAGGAGGGAAAATTTAAGGAAAAACTGAGTTGCGACATAAAGGGATTAATGGGTTTATATGAAGCTTCCCAGTTGAGTAGAGAAGATGAATATTTACTTGATGAAGCTGGTGAGTATAGTTATGGACTTCTAAATTCATTAATGGTGACAAATAATCTCGACCGCAATCAAGCTAAAGCAGTAGAGAATTTACTGAAGGATCCATACTATAAAAGCCTGCCGAATTTCATGGCCAAAAGCTCCTTAATTAGCTATTTCAAATTGCAAGAGGGAAATCAGTGGATAAATGATTTACAAGAAGTTGCAGACTTCGAATTCCAGATTGTCCAATTGCAACATCAAGAAGAAAAGGCTCAGGTTTCAGA GTGGTGGAAAGATGTGGGGTTATCCAAGGAACTGAAATTTGCAAGAGATCAACCTCTTAAATGGTTCATGTGGTCCATCACAGCCCTTACGGATCCATCATTGTCTCGGCAAAGAGTTGAACTCATAAAACCCATCTCTCTTGTCTACATTTTAGACGATATTTTTGATGTTCGTGGTACTCTACAGGACCTCACTTTTTTCACAAGTGTCATAGACAG ATGGGACATTGCTTCCATTGAACAGCTTCCAGACTACATGCGGATATGCTTCCAGGCTCTTGACAAGATCACAAATGAAGTCAGCAACATGGTTTATGAACAAATTGGTTGGAATCCAACAAAATAT TTATCGATGCAGTGGGGAAGTTTGTGCCATGCATTTTTAGTTGAAGCAAGATGGTTTTCTACTAGTAACTTACCAAGGGCCGAGGAGTACTTGGAGAATGGGATAGTGAGTACAGGTGTTCATGTTGTTCTAGTTcaccttttctttcttgtggGTGAAGGTATAAACAAGGAAAATGTTGAACTCATTGAAGGGAATCCTGGCATTATGCGCTCCACATCCAAGATTCTTCGGCTATGGGATGACTTTGGATCTGCCAAG GATGAGAATCAGGAAGGCAACGATGGATCATATGTAGAGTATTACATGAAGGAACATCAAGAATCTTCACGAGAAAACGCAACAAAGCATGTCCTTCAAATGATTTCAGACACATGGAAACAGCTTAACCATGACTGCCTGTTTCACAATCCATTTTCACCAACACTTACAAAGGCTTGTCTTAATGTTGCAAGAATGGTTCCTTCAATGTATAGTTATGATGAAAATtgcagccttcctcttcttgagGAGGTTATGAACTCCTTCGTGCACTAA
- the LOC136232095 gene encoding probable terpene synthase 13: MRLLLAFDYYDKKATMCLRWDIASIEQLPDYMRICFQALDKITNEVSNRVYEQHGWNPIVSLRKSWGNLCNAFLVEARWFFTSNLPRAEEYLENGIVSTGVHVVLVHLFFLVGEGINKENVELIEGNPGIMRTTSKILRLWDDLGSAKDENQEGHDGSYVEYYMKEHQESSRETARKYVLHMISDTWKQLNQDCLFHNPFSPTLAKACLNIARMVPIMYSYDENCSLPLLEEVMNSFVHQKVSK; this comes from the exons ATGAGATTGCTGTTAGCTTTCGACTATTACGACAAGAAGGCTACTATGTGCCTAAG ATGGGACATTGCTTCCATTGAACAGCTTCCAGACTACATGCGGATATGCTTCCAGGCTCTTGACAAGATCACAAATGAAGTCAGCAACAGGGTTTATGAACAGCATGGTTGGAATCCCATTGTTTCCCTACGAAAATCG TGGGGAAATTTGTGCAATGCATTTTTAGTTGAAGCAAGATGGTTTTTTACTAGTAACTTACCAAGGGCCGAGGAGTACTTGGAGAATGGGATAGTGAGTACAGGTGTTCATGTTGTTCTAGTTcaccttttctttcttgtggGTGAAGGTATAAACAAGGAAAATGTTGAACTCATTGAAGGGAATCCTGGCATTATGCGCACCACATCCAAGATTCTTCGGCTATGGGATGACTTGGGATCTGCCAAG GATGAGAATCAGGAAGGCCACGATGGATCATATGTAGAGTATTACATGAAGGAACATCAAGAATCTTCTCGAGAAACCGCAAGAAAGTATGTTCTTCATATGATTTCAGACACATGGAAACAGCTCAACCAGGACTGCCTGTTTCACAATCCATTTTCACCAACTCTTGCAAAAGCTTGTcttaatattgcaagaatggtTCCTATAATGTATAGTTATGATGAAAATTGCAGCCTTCCTCTTCTCGAGGAGGTTATGAACTCCTTTGTGCACCAAAAAGTTTCAAAGTAA
- the LOC136232093 gene encoding pentatricopeptide repeat-containing protein At3g13150-like: MTSLCYRLHTLFNVRGTAASPSVTKCHKLQKMVDEFKKSSQSPEFRALKHKDYFLVVRRLKAANQLSMVEDIVEHQKKFEDITNEQFTTRLILLYGRAGMFEHAHKLFDEMTELKCERTVRSFNALLSACIDAGKYDKLEEILRDFPDKLGITPDVISFNTLIKGYFEMGKQDSALLVLDEMEKRGMEPDLITFNTLLNGFYGGGNLEQGEEIWGLMESKNIVPNVRSYNSRLRGLVSQKRMTEAVELFGEMEEKGVQPDVISFNAVITGFCVDDDVEKVYYWYLKLRGSGYIPDRVTYVTLIPFFCRKDDFSTAHELCIEIINQGLPVRSTLFQPVVNGLVKQSKVEEAKELVELGKSNNHLSFKLSMPFGYLE; encoded by the coding sequence ATGACCTCCCTCTGCTACCGTCTTCATACCCTCTTCAATGTTCGCGGCACCGCCGCCAGCCCCTCCGTTACGAAATGCCACAAGCTTCAGAAAATGGTGGACGAATTCAAGAAATCCTCCCAGTCCCCTGAGTTTCGTGCCCTCAAGCATAAAGACTATTTCTTAGTTGTTCGTCGCCTTAAAGCTGCCAATCAGTTATCCATGGTGGAAGACATCGTTGAGCATCAAAAGAAGTTCGAAGATAtcaccaatgaacaattcaccACTCGCCTCATCTTGCTTTATGGCAGAGCTGGCATGTTTGAGCACGCTCACAAGCTGTTCGACGAAATGACTGAGTTAAAGTGCGAGCGTACTGTGCGCTCTTTTAATGCGCTATTGTCTGCTTGCATTGATGCAGGCAAGTATGACAAACTTGAGGAGATTCTCAGGGATTTTCCGGATAAATTGGGGATTACCCCTGATGTGATTTCGTTTAACACTCTCATCAAGGGTTATTTTGAAATGGGTAAGCAAGATTCTGCTTTATTAGTGCTTGATGAGATGGAAAAGAGGGGTATGGAGCCGGATTTGATTACATTTAACACTcttttaaatgggttttatgGGGGTGGAAATTTAGAGCAAGGAGAAGAAATATGGGGTTTGATGGAGAGCAAGAACATTGTTCCAAATGTTAGAAGTTATAATTCGAGGTTAAGAGGATTGGTGTCACAGAAAAGAATGACAGAAGCAGTTGAATTGTTTGGTGAAATGGAGGAGAAAGGAGTTCAACCAGATGTTATCAGTTTCAATGCTGTAATTACAGGGTTCTGTGTTGATGATGATGTGGAGAAAGTTTATTATTGGTATTTGAAACTAAGAGGATCTGGTTATATCCCGGATAGGGTGACTTATGTGACGCTCATCCCATTTTTTTGCCGGAAGGATGATTTTAGCACGGCTCATGAGTTGTGTATTGAGATCATTAATCAAGGTTTGCCTGTGAGATCAACCTTGTTCCAGCCTGTGGTGAATGGTTTAGTTAAGCAGTCAAAGGTTGAAGAAGCAAAGGAGCTTGTGGAATTGGGGAAATCAAATAACCATCTCTCTTTTAAATTAAGTATGCCTTTTGGATATTTAGAGTag